The Dehalococcoidia bacterium sequence GGGCGCCAGCGAGGCGAGCCAGGCGTCGGTTTCGTCCGCGACCGCCCGCGCGTACGGACGAACGGCGTCGAGATCCAGGCTCAGGCGCGCGGCCCATGCGCCCCAATCGGCATCGGGCGGCGGCAGTTCGCTGAGGCCCGTTTTTCCGGCCCAGGCGCCCGCGAACAACGGCGAGCCGCCGCGCAGCAGGCCGTTTACGAAGCCATCTTCGCCGGTGACAAGGTGGCCGTACGTAGCGGCGATCGAGTTGCCCTTGCCCGGCGGACGCGCGTGCGCGTCGTCGGCGCTCACGTCCGCCATCGTCGTCTCCAGAAAGGCGCGAGCCTGCTGTAGCTGCTCGCGGATGAATGCAATCGTGTCCATATTTACTCGCTTCCCGCCGTCAAGCTTAGGATGCTTTCCTGGCCGGCAGTAGGTGGCGGCCCAATGCGGCGGTGGGACTCCTGCCACCATCCTGTCAGCGTGACCGCGGCATTGCCTCTATGGAGCCGACTATCTACGGTTGGTACCCGTGCAGGTGAGCTACCAGAGGCGGAGGAATCACATGCCCGACATGCTGCTCAAGGACACGATCGCCAACCTGATGCCCACGGCACAGGCTGATCTTGAGCGGCTCGTGCGGATACCTTCGTGTGCGTTCCCGGGCTTTCCTTCGGAGCCCGTGTACGAGGCAGCGAGGGCGGTCGCCGGGATGCTCGAGACCGCAGGCGTTGGCGATGCACGGCTGCTCGAGATACCGGATGGCTATCCCGCGGTGTATGGCGAGGTCGCAGGCCCACCGGGCGCGCCCACCGTGCTCCTCTACGCGCACTACGACATCCAGCCGCCGGGCAAGGAATCGGCGTGGACATCGCCGCCGTACGAGCCGGCGGTTCGCGACGGGCGGCTCTACGGCCGCGGCGCCGCAGACGACAAGTCCGGCGTCGTCATGCACGTCGCCGCGCTACGGGCGCTCGCCGGGCGGTTGCGCGTCGGCGTCAAGGTGGTGATCGAGGGCGAAGAGGAAACGATGAGTCATTTGGGCGACTACGTCCTAAAGTATCCGTCACTCTTCCGCGCCGACGTCGTGATCTCCGCTGACGCCGGCAACGTGCGCGTCGGCAGGCCGACGCTCACGACGGCGCTGCGCGGCGTCACGAGTTGCAGCGTCGAGGTGCGCACGCTCGCCGGGCCGGTGCACTCCGGCCAGTTCGGCGGACCGGCGCCGGACGCGCTCATCGCACTTTCGCGCATGATCGCGTCGCTGCACGACGATAGAGGCAACGTCGCGATCGAGGGGTTGATCGCCGGCGCGTGGCCGGGTGGCGGAGAGCTTTCCGAAAACGGCTTCCGTCGCGGGGCCGACGTGCTGGAGGGCGTCGAGCTGATCGGCGAGGGCCCGATCGCCGACCGGCTGTGGTCGAAGCCGTCCGTCAACGTGATCGGGATCGATGCGCTCCCGTACGATGGTGCGGCAAACGCACTCGTCCCCGTGGCTAGGGCGCGTGTGAGCCTGGGCACCGCACCCGGCGAGGATGTGCGTCACGCGCTGGAACTGCTGGTGGAACATCTGCGCAAGGCGGCGCCGTGGGGCGTGCAGGTGGAGATCACGCCGGGCGGCGCCGGGCCGGGCTTCGCCGCGAAGACGGACGGACCCGCTTACGCGACGGCGCGACGCGTGCTCGATGATGTCTTCGGCGCGGCGACAATCATGGGCGGCGCGGGCGGCACGATCCCGCTGATGAACGTCTTTCAGCGCGTCTCGCCGGATGCCGAGATCATCACCTGGGGCGCCGAGGACGGCGCTGCGGCAATACACGCTCCGAACGAGAGTGTTGACCTCGGCGAACTGGAACACATGATCCTCGCCGAGGCGATGCTGTTGGAGGCGCTTGGATCGAAGGCATGATGAAAGAGTGAGCACGAAGATGAACAGCCGGGGGCGGCTGTTCTCCACGCTTCGCGTCGCGTGGCTGCGCGCGTTGTGTGTGGTGGTGTTCGGACGCAGTCTTGTATCGGCGGCTTCGAAATACGGCGCGACGGAGGAGATGCCGTCGGCGTAGGATTGGATAGTCCGGAGTTTCAGGAGACGACCATGGCAGTGCACTACGAAGTGAACGGCGAAATCGCCGTCGTCACGATCGACCGGCACGAAGTGCGGAACGCCGTCGATGGACCGACAGCAGCGGAACTCGCCGCTGCGTTCCGCCGCTTCGATGCGGACGACGCGCTGAAGGTCGCCGTGCTCACGGGAGCGCATGGGACGTTTTGCGCGGGCGC is a genomic window containing:
- a CDS encoding DinB family protein gives rise to the protein MDTIAFIREQLQQARAFLETTMADVSADDAHARPPGKGNSIAATYGHLVTGEDGFVNGLLRGGSPLFAGAWAGKTGLSELPPPDADWGAWAARLSLDLDAVRPYARAVADETDAWLASLAPADLERDIDFSEAGFGHVTLAWTLGSGVLGHVTSHWGEICALKGLRGGKGFPL
- a CDS encoding dipeptidase translates to MPDMLLKDTIANLMPTAQADLERLVRIPSCAFPGFPSEPVYEAARAVAGMLETAGVGDARLLEIPDGYPAVYGEVAGPPGAPTVLLYAHYDIQPPGKESAWTSPPYEPAVRDGRLYGRGAADDKSGVVMHVAALRALAGRLRVGVKVVIEGEEETMSHLGDYVLKYPSLFRADVVISADAGNVRVGRPTLTTALRGVTSCSVEVRTLAGPVHSGQFGGPAPDALIALSRMIASLHDDRGNVAIEGLIAGAWPGGGELSENGFRRGADVLEGVELIGEGPIADRLWSKPSVNVIGIDALPYDGAANALVPVARARVSLGTAPGEDVRHALELLVEHLRKAAPWGVQVEITPGGAGPGFAAKTDGPAYATARRVLDDVFGAATIMGGAGGTIPLMNVFQRVSPDAEIITWGAEDGAAAIHAPNESVDLGELEHMILAEAMLLEALGSKA